The nucleotide sequence ccctctcctcccccttgcCCAGTGGTAGACTTTGGGCTGCGTgacaccaaaattcagtgccccccttGCCTACCATTCTAAGTCATTGTTGCGGCACCCTCTCAGCTCATCACCCAGCTCATCACCCGCActtccctaaatccgcctctgcctAGCCTCAGAACTCGAGTCATCAGATGGAAGAAAGAACAAGCCAACCACAGCTGCAGCAGCTCTTGCAGTACTGCCAGTTCAAAACACACGTAAGTGAGGTTTGTTAAACCTTTTGGCTCATTCTCCCTTCTATTCTTTAGCCAGTAGTTTCATGAGTCAAAGGAAACGATGAGGAGATTGTCTGTGCAGCTGCCATAGCACAGCACTGAGCGAAGCTACGGCAGCTGCATACAcatctctgcccagcagcagtgAGAAGGCATGTGGTGGTGAAAGTTACTCACTATGAGCAACTAGGCAAAGTGCTAGATCTACAAAGCTGTATTGCTCAGATACAATCTGTTTTCTTGTTTCTTATCAACGTGTCCACGTTGTTAACACCCAATGTATCTGAATACAGCTGAATAACATGGGGAAATAAATTAagaaggtaaagtaaaggtaaaggtacccctgcccgtacgggccagtcttgacagactctagggttgtgcgcccatctcactcaagaggccggggggccagcgctgtccggagacacttccgggtcacgtggccagcgtgacaagctgcatctggcgagccagcgcagcacacggaaacgccgtttaccttcccgctagtaagcggtccctatttatctacttgcccctgggggtgctttcgaactgctaggttggcaggcgctgggaccgagcaacgggagcgcaccccgccgcagggattcgaaccgccgaccatgcgatcggcaagccctaggcgctgaggcttttacccacagtgccacccgcgtccctaagaaaaAATTAAGAAAGGTGACATTAAAGGGAaagcaaatggaaacaaaaaataatttgTATTTATGAGAGGTGCAAGTGTCTCTTTTCTCTCAGGGCCGCTTTCCTTGCCTGGACTTCGCTTGATAAGTGAAGCAAGAGGAAGCAGTGATTACCAGGTGAGGTAGGTGACCCAGCAGATGGGTTGCTGTTGCtctccaggaggggagaggagggcagCAGGAAGGTCTGTGCATTGGCAGAAGTGCAGGACTGGCTCTGCTGATgcttttgcactgcaccaacctccccaccaccttgCCCTTTGCAGGAAGCAACAGAaacccacctgctgggaagctggCATAGCTGTTCCACCCCACCTGCTGAGCTGCTTCTAGTGATTTCAGTTAAATGATATTGGAGTTCCAGGAGAATTAAGCAGTCAACTTCTGTAACGGAATAAATCTCAATGAAAATGAGTGTCCACATGTTACTCACAGAGAAAGATGCATCTGGGTCAAGTTGATATTTGGCAGCTATTCCAAAGCGGGTGTTGCTATTTCCAGCTGTCCAAGCAAGATTGACGGCAGTTTCCAATTTATTATTCACCTTCTGATAAATGGAACCTCCAAATTCTGTGCCATCATTCCTGTAAGAacatttttcatatttttttatacAGTCATTTGTGGGAAGAGTGCAAGCCTAGGCATGGTTATGTTTATGATTTGCTGCTGAATTGTTCTAATGGTTGGATGCTgcgcttttcttcttttttaatgtttatattgtttagctttTCATCATTTGTATACCGCTGTGAGATCCTACAGGATGATGTGCAGTCTAAATTACAATCAATTATATATAgtgcttaaaaaaacacatgAAGCAAAAATATTAACAGCATCCTTTCACATTTTTTTATTTCTCCAATAAACTAGTGTGAACTTAAGTCTGTCATCCATTCCAAATCATTTCTGAACCCAGGTCTCCAAACCCTTCATCTGGGTTTTGGAGATCTGGATTTAGAAATGATCTAGAAGGTCCtatatatttgaataaatataaATTTGGATAAGTGAAAATACAATCTTCCTCCTACCAAAACACTTAGTGATGTTTAAAGCATCCAAGTTATTGATAAAGAAACAGTACCACCTTCCTTTTCACCAACTTGATAGGCTCTTTTTTTTCTTACAATACTTTCCCAGTATGCAGTCTTCCCAGTACTTACACATTGGTGTGAAGCTGAAATTCGTCGGTCTTGTAACCAACAGCAAAATTGCTCTGAGTTATTCTGGACTTAGCAGTCTCAAAAGTCATTTGGTAACCAGCCAGCCAACCTTCGTAGCCAAAGACAAAGGCACCACGTATTGAAGGACCAGCGATGTCAAAATCCATGTCACAGCCCAAGTTGATATGTTCCCGCTTGTATCCAGACTTGACTTTAGCATTCTTCTTCCTAAAAGGAAAACCGTGCTTTATATTATTCATTTTCAATCATGCATCCTAAAGCTATTTCCCCCTCACTGCTATGTACCAGTCCCATGCattctccacagttggaggcagaaatgtttctgaatatcagttgctggaaactacaggagggaagtgctcttgtgctcagatccttctTGTGGTTTTTCCAGAGGCAttttggttggccactttgagaacagaacactgaactagatgagtCATTG is from Podarcis muralis chromosome 2, rPodMur119.hap1.1, whole genome shotgun sequence and encodes:
- the VDAC1 gene encoding non-selective voltage-gated ion channel VDAC1 isoform X2; translation: MDFDIAGPSIRGAFVFGYEGWLAGYQMTFETAKSRITQSNFAVGYKTDEFQLHTNVNDGTEFGGSIYQKVNNKLETAVNLAWTAGNSNTRFGIAAKYQLDPDASFSAKVNNSSLIGLGYTQTLKPGIKLTLSALLDGKNVNAGGHKLGLGLEFEA